ttttttcaagagtTCATTATTTGAGTATAATCACACATAGAGAAATTAAGGTTTATTCATGTACCATTTAATATTAACTCATTTGGAATGCAATTAGTACATGAATTAATGAAAACTAATACTtgagaatttataaaaaataatggaTAAATTTGGtatttatgaaaaataagagCTGGACTAAAATTCAAGTCTTGTACTCATATTGTATTGTAGTATATGATACTGTAGCATCATAGTGTTCGAGACTATAAGGGCCCGTTTGGTTGGAGGTAATGGGCCAGAAAGGAAAAGAATGGAATGCTAATGGGCTGTattcttttgtttggttggaAATAACAAATTTGGAAAAGAATTCCGTAGTAATGCTTATTCCACCCTACTCACGGAATACCTTTTCCACTTTTCACTCAGTGGAATTATAATTCCATTCCAGCCCATTAACATCATCTCTCTCCAGCGTCTTCGTCTTCTTCCCCAACTCACTCCACCTACTGAGGACTTCTTCCCCAACTCGCTCCACCGATGAGTTCCTCAGGTACTTAtttgctttatttattttgataccTCACTCTCCTCTTGCTCAACCCCTGAAAACCACAAGCAATCCGACATAACCATCTCTCATTCTCACTCTCAGCAAGCAACACACCCAGTCGGAGGTAGCTGCTCGTCCCAGTCGGAGGTCCGTGTAGAGACactcttctcttcttcctctgCTTTTCTAATCTGTTGCAGAGGTACTCTCTCGCTATCTCTCTTTCTATGAATTCAGTAAGAGCACCAAATGTTTGATGAAATGCCTATTTgcatattttagatttttttttcttttttttgtcgTGTAAAACTTATGATGGAATGCCTATCATGAGTTTAAGACTTTGATCCCTCTACTTAGATTTGATCCCTCTACGAATACAGGAAGGTAGATCTTTGATCCTGTACTTAAGTTTTTAATGTCACAGTTCCCACCATTTTCTCTTCCTGGTATGGTCCTTGCAGCCTCCCTAGCTATCTTCTCCCACTCTGGAGTACCCTCTTGGATCTTTATATGCATGAAAACTGTGTTAGATGTTTAGATTGTAGAAGCTACATAGCTGGTACTTGGTGTTAAAACTGATAGTATGATAGAAATGCGTGAATTGAAACTGTAATATAGTTAGTAGCTTCATGAGGTCATATAGATCATTTAAAAATATACTTAGCAGCATAAACATATGAATTTGATCTTCTTTTTACTGATGATAGTCGTTTATTTTGCTTAGCTAATAAGGATTCTTGTTTAGCTATTAAGGATGCTCTTTCTCATTATTTtaatgcttctcgtcagttggtTAATTTTAGTAAATCTTTTGTTCTATTTTCTTTGAATACTTCTTCCCTAATACGCATTTTTTCTGAGAGATTTGCTTTAGAAGATAAGCCTTTTATTGGTGGATATTTAGGTCTCCCTCAATGATTTGATCAATCTCGTAAGAGggctttttcttttattatagataaattttcttcttttttgactTCTTGGTTCCAAAAGTGTTTTTTTAGATCAGGTAAGGAGGTCCTCCTTAAAGTTGTGTTATTCAAGTCATTCCCTCACTTACTATGCCTTGTTTTAAGTTACCAATTAGGCTCTGCAAAGATATTGAACAGCCTATGGCTAAATTTTGGTGGGGTTCTTTGGGTTCCTGTTCTTTGATCAATCTCGTAAAAGggctttatattttattatagaTAAAATTTCTTTTTTGTAGACTTCTTGGTTCCAAAAGTGTTTTTCTAGAGCAGGTAAGGAGATCCTCTTTAAAATTGTTATTTAAGTCATTCCCTCATTTACTATGTCTTGTTTTAAGTTACCCTACTCGCCGACTGCCACAGGAAGAAGAATACAGATTATCATTATCCCCCAAACACACAAATCATACACACATTTACACACACACAAAAGAGATAGCTAATATATATTATAGAtctcgagagagagagagaaaaaaagatCTGGGATTTGGGATTTGGTTTTTGGTTTTTGATTTCTCTGTTCTGTTCTTggttggtttgtaatccataatattaatcttattattattattattattattgattgataaTAATTATAAGATATATAGTTATGGATAATAAAAGCTGTCAATCTTCAGGTGACTCTTCGGTTACCTCTAAtaacagtagtagtagaagcagtaacAGTGCTGCTAGCAGAGATCAGTATCTCAAACACCTTAACAAGCTTTCTCATAAAATCGCTAAACCCAttgttaaacaaataaaaaaaattatcatcttTGGTAAATGAAACAAACCCCATATAATAATATTACTCCCCCAAAATCCCACGTTCACTCCCCCTTTACTACATTGAAATCTATGCTAAAACTAAGGCTGCAAAACCCAGTTCAAGaccatgttcaccttctcccttCAAAACCCAGTCAAGACCATGTTCACATTTGTTTCTATATTTTGtatcttcttattttctcttattGTTTTCTATAAACTCACTTATTTTTAGTCTTATTACTTTATTTCTCATCATACTTTCTCTAAATTTTCTATATTCATTTTCTTTCTTATCACTTTTTCTATCTTCTCACtttttttctcattattttttcATCCATTTATCTTTCATATTACTTTCTTTTATTATAGAATTTTACaatgttttatttttctaaatatatttagtaattttctattttaaaaattgttttaagaaatcATTAgccaaaagaaaataataaaaactgTTTACATTTTTCTATTCTCATTTGTGAAAACACAAAACAATATGGAAAAGGTCATTGTTTTTGCCATTTTTGTTGCAACTCTTGCTCTAATTTGTCTGTAGTAACTGCAACAAATCGATGCAAGTTTGTGGAAATAATTATAAGTTGTTGCCTCTACTGTACTGGTATGTCAAGTGCTGCTGTGAGAGAGGGGATTATGTCCTTAAAATTACTACTTTAATTTGGAACACACAATGTAGATGATAACATATACATTGTCTCCATCTGTAAAATCCATGGTCTCTCCTATCTACTTTGTGGGGTTTGCTAGTTCTGTCATATTCTTTTTCAATAACCCTTGGTAATTACTCTGGCAAGACTTGGGTCCAGATAATCCCAATGAACCAAGAGAAGAAAAATGATTTGCATTCCTAGTTCCTACTTCCTACAATAATAGAATctcatagttgagttgatcaaaGCTTGATAATGAATCCTAGTCAAACTTTAATTGCCTGTACACTTAGCAGGCATAGTGATTAAAACGTATGAAAGAAGAGCCAGTTAAGGCGAGCTCCAGTAGTTGGGTTGGGTGGGTGAATATGtgggctatatatatatatatatgtagactctGTTGGCCACTATGGCCCTGAAAACAAGCAAGTTACTCCAAACATAGTTTGCTTAATTATTCAATTACTTGATTAGCTTAAAACTCAAGTGAAAACTAATTCAATCAATCTATTTATAGTCTAATAAACCCAAATCTTTCCATGTGCAACTTTAAGAAAATGTCTTATATATACCTCACTGTTGAAGAAAATCAAAAGGAAACTAAATTAGATTATAAGAATATATGAAAGATTGACAGAACAAATGTTTCACTTTATCACAAAACTAACAATCTTTGTCTAAATTGACAGATTAATCTCTGTCTGTGTTTCTTCTAATATGCGAGGCAAATTTCTGATGTAGCAAAAAACTTgtggtttttttttattgtagctaCCATTTAGCTTGGCTTTTGTCGTTTTGGGACTGTATAACTGTAATAGAAGTTTGTATATGGTATTTTTCTGGATGCTTATTTCTTAACAGTGCAGATGCTTCTTTTACCAATAATTAACACTCGTTGAAGTGGAtgcttctttatatatatatatatagtaatctATTCTTATTTCTTTGTCTAAGTTGTGCCTGTTGTTTATAATCTTCTAGGTGAATAACTGATTGTTGGATTAAAATTTTATTTGCTTGATTATATTCATTGTAGGATAATGGTTCGTTTAACTGTCAGTGAGAGACAAATTTTGAGAAAGAAGAAGATCATGACTCTTTATTTGCATTGGATGAATGTGTTGCATGTAGTGCAGTGGTTTTTCAAATTATGGGAAAAAATTATTGTACATGGTATTGAATCAAGCTCTTTGGGAAGACAATTATACATACTTGATGTTTTTGTCAATAGGCAAATTGTGCATCAAATAGCTTATGAGAGTGATATTATTTGTTTTGATCAACTTAGGATGAATAGGAAAGCATTTAGCAATTTATGCATAATGCTTGAAACTAGGGGTGGGTTAAAAGCATCTAAATACTTGCAAGTAGATGAGCAAGTGGCCATGTTTTTACATGTAATTGCTCATCATGTGAAAAATAGAGTCATTAGATTTCGATTTATGAGATCTGGTGAGACTATTAGCAAGTTTTTTCACAATGTGTTACATTCAATCATTCGACTACATGGAGCGTTATTGAAAAGACCTGAACCGGTTGTTGAAAACTCAACAGATGAAAGGTGGAAATGGTTCAAGGTATattatatattacttgaattAAAAATCACTACaaatttttatttgtttgaaatactaataaaaaaAGTTTGTTTATTATGTGGTAGAATTGCTTAGGGGCACTAGATGGAACTCATATTAGGGTGAGAGTATCTATGGCTGATAAACCAAAATATCGTACTCGAAAAGGTGAAATAGCTACAAATGTCTTAGGTGTATGCTCCCAAGACATGCAATTCATATATGTGTTACCTGGATGGGAAGGCTCTGCAGCAGATGGTAGAGTTTTACGTGATGCCATACGTAGAACAAATGGTTTGTGTGTTCCAAATGGTATGCTTTGTGTTTTagattatacatttttttttggaTAAGTCATTTAGGAGACAACTTAATccttatctttatttattttaggtCATTATTACCTTGTAGATGGTGGATATACTAATTGTAAGGGATTTCTTGCTCCATATCGAGGCCAACGCTATCACCTCAACCAATGGGAAGATGGGAATCCTCCCAGAAATCCACAAGAGTTTTTTAATATGAAGCACTCATCTGCTAGGAATGTCATTGAGAGATGTTTTGGTGCAATTAAGAATCGATGGGCAATTCTTAGGAGTCCATCATTCTATCCAATAAAGACTCAAAACCGAATCATTTTAGCATGTTGTTTGCTTCACAATTTTATTAGGAGAGAAATGCCTAATGATAATACTGATATGCATCCAGAGAATGAGAGTGATAGTGGAGACGAAGAAGACAACATGGATGTTGATGGATCCATAAGAAGTATTGAAGCTTCTGAAGGGTGGACAACATTTAGAAATCATTTAGCACTTGAGATGTATAACGAATGGAGAGAACATAGGAGAGCAAGctagttttttttatttcttagaTTAAATGCACAATGATTGTCTAGGTTTCTAAATTTGGTTTCACTTGGCTATGCCAATTCATTTGACTGTTTGTGTAATTGACCACCCCAAAAACTTATATCACTTGCTTTGAAATGGAAAATTTatctttaaatttatgttttgttattggTGTGTATATCCATTCACTTTTATTTCTTTATTGCTGGCTGTTTGTTTCTTTTTCATTCAACTACAATATTCCAGCTTTAGTTTTTAGTTTTACAGTATTTTGATACCTTATTTCAGCATGGAGACTTCAAAAGGAAGAGGTCCAGGacaaaataaaagattttggaGCGAAGATGAAGACAAACACTTGGTTGAAGCACTTATGGAGCTGAATAATGAAGGGAAGTTTAAAGCTGAAGGAAATTTTAGGCCAGGTCATCTTAGAGCTCTTGAGATGAAATTAAAGGAGCGGATGCCTGAATGTGATATACAAGCTAAGCCACACATTGAGTCTAGAATGAAGACTCATTTTCAAGTGGTTCATGAAATGTTGACTAGACCATTTTGTAGCGGATTTGGGTGGGACAACGACAGAAAAACTGTTACTGCAGAAAAGTCAGTGTGGGAAGCATATTTGTAGGTACTCAAATAATAGTATTTGGTCTGCCATTTTGTTTATGATGTTAATGAATCCATAAGAATGATTGTTTGCTTATGATGTTGATGGATCCATAACAAGGATGGTTTGCTTATTTATTTGAAtctgatttttttattttgtataaatGCAGAGTCACAAAGAAGCAGCCCCTTTCAAGATCAAGTCATTCCCTTGGTATGATGACTTATGTATGGTTTTTGGCAAGGATCGTGCAACTAGAAAAAATGCAGAGAGTGCAGCAGATGTTGTTGAAGAACTTCAAACTGAAGAAGAAAACACTACTCTTGGAGAAGATGATTTCAACTATGCTAACAATGTGGATGAAGTGCCATCTATGTCTGTTTCAGATGCAACAAGAGGTGCTCAATCTCACACTCAATCAGATGGGtcttcaaagaagaaaaggaaaactgTAAATCATGAAGAACTTTCAGATGCACTCACACAATCAGCTTGTATTATCGCAAGAGAAATTGAAAAAGCTTCTATTCGTTTGAGTAAAGCTATTGGTGAAGACATGAATGAAAAGCATATGCAACTTGGGAAAGAGTTAGAAAGGACCACTACACTTACCACAGCTCAACGTCATAAGGTAGCTCGCATGATTATGCAAGATAATGCTCTGGTTTCTTACTTTTTCAGTGTCCCAGATAATGAGAAGAATGAATGGGTGACACTTCTTCTTGATGGCTCTCTCTAAGATCATGTTTAGTCCACTTTGCTCTACTACAATTTGCAGGACAATTTATATTGCCTTTGACATTCAGTAGTATACAAATTATAATCTTTTGGATATGATGTAATGTTTTATGCTCATAATTTTGCAAACTAGATTGTCTTTGAGCATAGATCTGAGTAATTGGACATGAATACTTATACTATTTCTAGTGATATTTCATGTGCATGGACAAAGTCTTTTTTGATTAttagaatatatatatgttataatgtttagtttaacatttttatgttattatattgttttatttttaaaaaatataaaataatgttTAGTGATAATTAAAGTAAATTGCATTTGACATTAAAAAAATACTTCACAAAAATAAATTCTTAttgataattttaatattttgtagtGTTCAAAAGTGGAATTATTATGCTTAAAAAAGCaggattattaaatattattttgtaaaaaaagaatatgaaaaaaaaaaattaatcatattTTAAGCACTTTGGGTAATTTTGTCCAAAATAAATTTATTCCATTCCATTCTATTCCATAGTCAACCAAACATAAGAATATGTATTCAATCATTGATTCCATTATTCTAACCAAACAACATAATCGCATTACATTTCTTATTCCATTCCATTACTATTCCTATTCCTATTCCTATTCCATTGTTTCCATTACCTCCAACCAAACGCCACCTAAAAAAACGACTAAAGGGTTCTGTTTGAGGTTAAATTAACCATCTTTTAAATGAAAGATTACCATAAATAACAGTCAATCACAATATTCTTATCATTGATCAAACTTGCCACAAAACATCGACATCATTGAATTTCTCATTATTATTCGAGAACTTCATTTGGTACACTGAATCAACAATGATCGAAAACACGACTGAGAACAATTCCCAGCATATTAATGTTCAAGAAGTTATGTCTTTTGCCAATTAGATTTTAGGTATGAAGATATTAGATCAAAGTCTCATAAAAATCATCATATTAGTAACCAAATCTCATAtttgatttaaattttgaaattctcACATTTACCAAAATTTTATCTAGTCTTGTCATATTTATAAAAGAATTTGTTCTTTTAGAAATTTAGAACCCTCTTCTAGTCTtagggacattttggtaattGAGGTAGACtaccaagggtattttgggtattggacTACTAAACTCGTTCTTCTTTAGTTAGGGAGTTGGGTCGCGCAGACCAGTCTAGACCAGTCCCCTCGCTCAGCTAAGTCATCGCAGAGGCTCTTCCTCAGCTCCATTCTCACCGTCTTCTCCAACCATTTCTCGTACGATCTGATCTATTAACCTTTTCATTTCTTTTCTCGATCTACCAAAACCCTAGGGtttctctcatctctctcactAGCGTTTTTTACATCTACATATTACGTATACATGTATATATCTATCAATTATATGTAAGGTGGAGGTTTTGATTTCTGTTGTCTCGTTTTTACAGCAATGGCGGCCAGAACCCTTGCGGGATTTCTGGTACTGGCTTTGGTGATTACGATCTGTGAAGCTGCATCTGTGTTTCAACCGATCACCCACGCTCATCGATCTGCGGCTTCACAGCTTTTCACTCCCGTCGATGGCTCCTTCCCCAGGTCAATTTCAGCCCTCTAAAATCCTAATTTTGTCCCTCTATACtggttcatttttttttattactatttCGTAAAGATGGAGAGTTTTTGAAGGTTCAATTTGACTTGAACAGCTTCTTTGTTTGCGGGGTTAATTCGCTTGTCTATTCGGTTCAATTTTGCTGGAAATGTTTCAGTGTAGTTGACTTCTTGTTTATTGCTACGATTGTAGTAATTTGGCATCTAGCTCTCCTTTGTTGCTGATAATTTTTTATGCTTTTGTTCTGTATTAACTAAATGTGCTTTGGTTAGATGATTTACTATATGTTACTGTTGAACGGCGTCTAAGAGCAACTGAGTTCGTTTCTATTTGGTACATTATGTAGGTTGAAACTCAGAATTTAACCTGTCGTAGTGAAATGTATTTTTTTAGAAGTACCATTTATACCAGTTTTACCAGACATAACAGTGTTCTCCCACATTTTTGTTTTCTGATTTCAATCTTAAAAAAACTTGTATATCTTTGGTATTAATTCTTACCAGTTTAGAAGAGGCATATGAAGCCCTAAGATCATTTGAGATTCTTGGAGTTGATAAGAAGCCTGTTATAAAGAGCGCCACATGTCGTTCTGTTATTGAAACTCTCGGGTCGTCATCTTCTTCTCCAAAGGATTTGTTCCATGCCTTGGGAGTTAATGGCATATTGAAATGTGAAGTTAAGGACCAGCTTTTTGAGGTATTGTGGAGCCCTTTAGCACTGATATATTGCTGCATCTTCAAAGTCACTGTTGATGAGGGGGTGACCTTTGGTGCCTAATTTTCTTCTCATTATGTAGGGTATTGTTCCAAAACTTAAAGCTGTAGTCAGCAGTGCAAGTTCATTACTGGACTTTTATTACTCGATTGGAAGTTTGGATCTCATTAAGGTAACTTACACGCAAGCATTGTTGGCTTTCTTTGATTGACTCGAAATTCAATTGCTTATTCCAATTTATGGAAGTAGATGAATATATGTCTGAACCGCCTTGAGggaaattaatatattgaaattgCGATATTCTTTTAGTAATTAGTTCTTCAAGGGCATAAATATAAATTTCAAAGGTTGCATATTGTTTATGTTGTCCCGTCTTGGATAATGATaattgtcttttatttatttatttacttaaagtttgaatttatttaacattatttttcctttttctttttctctttgataCAGGATCAAAGTTCTAACGTCGATGTTCTTCTTAGTGATGCTGATGGAATCTTTCGTTCTATCAAGGTTGGTGTTCGACACCTATTTATTGTCCTGATATTCAGTATGTTTAGTTCTGTTTACTCTCTGGCCATCTTGAAATTTACTTATCGGATGATTTTAATTGTACGGTTTCCCATAATGTTTGCCTGTTTGTCCAGTAGAGGAGCTGATCTTTATCctgatttttgtttttttgtcgTTCTCTCATCTTTTATATTAACTTTGATGGTCACATATAATTTCAGGCTTTGAGCCAGAGTGATGGAAGGTGGCGGTATAGTTCTAATAATCCAGAATCTAGTACCTATGCTGCGGGTAATGACTTTTGATAAATCATTTAGAAGTttgcttaattttttttaggCATTGTGGAGGGTAGCCCTCCATTTCTCTCCTTCAACCATTTTTCTCGATTCTCCCATGGATTGACTGTTAAGTCACTGTCCAAGGGGGGCTGGTGCAAGGTCAAAATGACCTATTTGATAATTGTGTTTAGGTTGTATCATTTAGAGACTGGCTACAGAAGGAACATATTACTGTAGTTGCTTGCTTCAACTGTCAATACTAATGCCTTGAATTTGTCATTAACTTATTGTTTTTGTTCCTGCAGGATTAGCAATTAAAACACTTGCTGGTGTTATCTCTCTGGCATCTTCTGAAATCGATCAATCAGTGGTAAACAACCCTCTCTCCTCTTTATAGTCGTTTGAGTTAAGCTGAGTATCAATAAGATTCTCTACTGTATGTGATTTGTTTTTAATTGCCATTTTGCCTCATGTTTATCTCTTGTACAAAGTTTAGAAGTAATAGCATATTATGGTTGCATATGCCTTTGTGTTTCTCTCTTCTCATTGGTATTGTCACTAATATTGATTTCTAAATCTTGCAAATGTTTTATATTGGCAGATTGGAACATTGAAAAATGATATATCAAAGCTTTTTGACAGTATTGAGAAATATGGTACGTGAAAATCCCTCCATGTCTCTTATGATTTCATAATTTCTTCTAATTTAAAACTAGGGATCTATGCTTCAATTTTGAGTTGTCAAAAACATTAGTATTACATTTTCTTCGTGAAGATTgggttccctctctctctctctcttttcatttcccatatCCCAGCGAGGATATAACATATTGAAAAACTTGATTTTGCACTGCTTTCTGTGGATAATATTGCTGGTGATTTCAGTAGGAAAGTAGTTGGTGAATCTAATTGCTTCTTAGGTCGGTTTTTAATATATTGTCTCCTGTCTGACTTACATTTACAATGTAGATGATGGGACATTTTATTTTGACGAAAAAGTtgttgaagctcaagaacatcagGGTCCTCTTTCGACTACGTCTTCAGTTGTTCGTGGGCTCACAGCATTTGCAGATGTCACTTCTGGAAGTATAAAGGTGACTGAAAGCATACTCAAAGTCGTACAGGGGATATATATAGTATAtaataaaatctattttcttcaaATGTTTTAATTCTTGGTTTTGAGCTTGCAGCTTCCAGGGGAAAAAATATTGGGGTTGGCAAAATTTTTTCTTGGCATTGGCGTTCCTGGTGATGCCAAAGACTTCTTTAACCAAGTGGACTCGTTAGCTTGTTTGGAAAACAATAGGTGAGTGCTTATGGACAGGCTTGTATATTAATTCATTATTGTTAGTTGAGAATTAAACTGTTTTGGATATTTTGAATTTTTCAGTTCATGCAAAGAAGCTTCAACTTGAATCAATGCTATTTTCTTTTTAATGCAATATTTGTGCTATCACATTGCTTATTTACTGTCTTTTATGACTCTTGTGATGCAGGGTTTCTGTCCCACTGATTTTATCACTTCCAGCTTCTGTGCTTTCTTTGTCTAAGAAGAACCAGCTCAAGGTATTTTTCGAATCAACATCTAAATGTCATCCTAAATTCGTTTGCATTTTCAATTCATCGTTTTGATAATGAAATATATTGGAATAATGGCCCTCTTAAGAATCTAGATTGTTATTCTGCTTTTTTTAGGAGTTGTGATTTCTAGAATATGATGTTTTGTGTTTGCAAACAGGTTAAAGTAAATACTGTGCTTGGATCAAATGCACCTTCTTTGACAGTGAAGCTGGTGCGAGCTTCGAAATCTGGTTCAAAGGATGGTTCAATAATTGAGAGTCAGGTGGACTCTCTAACAAGTTTTCCTACTTTTTCGTTTTTTTCATCTTTGTTTCTGAtatatttttccaacaattttaTATGGTGAATTATTTTACtgaatgttttttttatttgcgTGATATAGGATCTCAAATTTGACAAAGAAAGTGAATCCCATTTCTTGGATTTGCCAAAGACTGTTGACGTTGGGAAATTCCTGTTTGTTTTCGAGGTATCCTTGTGTGCAAATAATCgtccttttatttttatatatgcaTAAACACACAAATATAAAGAAACAATGTGTTTTAGGCCTTGTCTTCATCTGGTTTTATATCC
The genomic region above belongs to Humulus lupulus chromosome 1, drHumLupu1.1, whole genome shotgun sequence and contains:
- the LOC133785014 gene encoding protein ALP1-like; the encoded protein is MVRLTVSERQILRKKKIMTLYLHWMNVLHVVQWFFKLWEKIIVHGIESSSLGRQLYILDVFVNRQIVHQIAYESDIICFDQLRMNRKAFSNLCIMLETRGGLKASKYLQVDEQVAMFLHVIAHHVKNRVIRFRFMRSGETISKFFHNVLHSIIRLHGALLKRPEPVVENSTDERWKWFKNCLGALDGTHIRVRVSMADKPKYRTRKGEIATNVLGVCSQDMQFIYVLPGWEGSAADGRVLRDAIRRTNGLCVPNGHYYLVDGGYTNCKGFLAPYRGQRYHLNQWEDGNPPRNPQEFFNMKHSSARNVIERCFGAIKNRWAILRSPSFYPIKTQNRIILACCLLHNFIRREMPNDNTDMHPENESDSGDEEDNMDVDGSIRSIEASEGWTTFRNHLALEMYNEWREHRRAS
- the LOC133785024 gene encoding dolichyl-diphosphooligosaccharide--protein glycosyltransferase subunit 2, with the protein product MAARTLAGFLVLALVITICEAASVFQPITHAHRSAASQLFTPVDGSFPSLEEAYEALRSFEILGVDKKPVIKSATCRSVIETLGSSSSSPKDLFHALGVNGILKCEVKDQLFEGIVPKLKAVVSSASSLLDFYYSIGSLDLIKDQSSNVDVLLSDADGIFRSIKALSQSDGRWRYSSNNPESSTYAAGLAIKTLAGVISLASSEIDQSVIGTLKNDISKLFDSIEKYDDGTFYFDEKVVEAQEHQGPLSTTSSVVRGLTAFADVTSGSIKLPGEKILGLAKFFLGIGVPGDAKDFFNQVDSLACLENNRVSVPLILSLPASVLSLSKKNQLKVKVNTVLGSNAPSLTVKLVRASKSGSKDGSIIESQDLKFDKESESHFLDLPKTVDVGKFLFVFEVVLHDSELEKVYATGGQTQVPVYVTGFIKVDNAEITVLDSDLGSVESQKKLDLAGENVVSVSANHLQKLRLSFQLTTPLGHVFKPHQVFLKLRHETKVEHIFVVGSSGKKFEIFLDFLGLVEKFYYLSGSYDIQLTVGDAVMENSFLKAIGQIELDLPEAPEKAPRPPLQPADPYSKYGPKAEISHIFRVPEKRPPKELSLAFLGLTFVPLIGFLIGLLRLGVNFKNFPSSAVPATFAILFHLGIAAVLFLYFLFWLKLDLFTTLKVLGFLGAFLLIVGHRILSHLASSSTKLKSA